A genomic stretch from Theobroma cacao cultivar B97-61/B2 chromosome 4, Criollo_cocoa_genome_V2, whole genome shotgun sequence includes:
- the LOC18600703 gene encoding gibberellin-regulated protein 14 yields the protein MAFKALLFLLATLLLVATRVASNEEEEKIEIKYVIVPAPAPVPVKAPTPAPPVKTPTPAPPYTAPSPAPPVKAPTPPYKPPTPTPPVKAPTPPYKPPTPTPPVKAPTPPYKPPSPAPPVKAPTPPYKPPSPAPPVKAPTPPYKPPSPAPPVKAPTPPYKPPSPAPPVKAPTPPYKPPTPTPPVEAPTPPYKPPTPAPPTKAPAPPYKPPTPSPPYKPPTTPAPPYKAPPTPTPPYKAPPTPTPPYKPPSPPLPPVRTRKDCTPLCEQRCRLHSRTNLCMRACVTCCDRCKCVPPGTSGNREMCGKCYTEMKTHRNKPKCP from the exons ATGGCTTTCAAAGCTCTGCTGTTTCTATTGGCCACTCTTCTGCTTGTTGCTACAAGA GTTGCATCCAATGAGGAGGAAGAGAAGATTGAG ATTAAATATGTTATAGTTCCTGCACCAGCTCCAGTACCAGTGAAGGCACCCACCCCTGCACCCCCAGTTAAGACTCCCACTCCAGCACCCCCTTACACAGCCCCAAGTCCTGCACCCCCAGTCAAGGCTCCTACTCCTCCATACAAACCCCCAACTCCTACACCCCCAGTCAAGGCTCCTACTCCCCCATATAAACCCCCAACTCCTACACCCCCAGTCAAGGCTCCTACTCCCCCGTACAAACCCCCAAGTCCTGCACCTCCAGTCAAGGCTCCTACTCCCCCGTACAAACCCCCAAGTCCTGCACCTCCAGTCAAGGCTCCTACTCCCCCGTACAAACCCCCAAGTCCTGCACCTCCAGTCAAGGCTCCTACTCCCCCGTACAAACCCCCAAGTCCTGCACCTCCAGTCAAGGCTCCTACTCCCCCGTACAAACCCCCAACTCCCACACCCCCAGTCGAGGCTCCTACTCCCCCATATAAACCCCCAACTCCTGCACCCCCAACCAAGGCTCCCGCTCCCCCATATAAACCCCCAACTCCTTCACCCCCATACAAGCCACCAACAACTCCAGCACCTCCTTACAAGGCACCGCCAACTCCTACACCTCCTTACAAGGCACCGCCAACTCCTACACCCCCTTACAAGCCACCAAGTCCACCATTGCCACCTGTTAGGACAAGAAAGG ATTGCACTCCTTTATGTGAACAAAGGTGCAGATTACATTCAAGGACTAACCTATGCATGAGAGCATGCGTCACATGCTGTGACAGATGCAAATGCGTTCCACCAGGGACATCTGGCAACAGAGAAATGTGTGGCAAGTGTTACACTGAGATGAAAACCCACCGCAATAAACCCAAATGTCCTTGA